One genomic segment of Pedobacter endophyticus includes these proteins:
- a CDS encoding citrate synthase: protein MSDIAEIKVDGKTIELPVITGTEDEKAIDISKLRDLTGFVTLDPGFKNTGSTKSKITFLDGEKGILKYRGYSIEELAAKSSFLEVIYLIIYGDLPTEKQLTDLQAEISKHTLIHEDMKKFFDGYPSKSHPMGQLGSLIFSLSTFYPECLKPNQTAEEQNLTIIKLLAKFPTIVSFVYKKSLGHPLIYPKNKYDYVTNFLWMTFGQRTEDYDVNPIVVNAMNKLLILHADHEQNCSASTVRIVGSSDCNLYASIAAGIAALWGPLHGGANQAVIDMLELIKADGGDTEKWINKAKDKNDPFRMMGFGHRVYKNFDPRAKIIKKACDDILENLGIDDPILEIAKKLEAAALTDQYFIDRKLYPNVDFYSGIIYRALGFPSEMFTVLFALGRLPGWIAQWKEMHENNDPIGRPRQIYEGETDREFVELKDRK, encoded by the coding sequence ATGTCAGATATTGCAGAGATTAAAGTTGATGGTAAGACAATTGAATTGCCAGTAATCACAGGAACAGAGGACGAGAAAGCGATAGATATTTCGAAACTGAGAGATCTTACCGGCTTTGTTACCCTCGATCCAGGTTTCAAAAATACAGGTTCGACTAAAAGTAAAATCACTTTTTTAGATGGCGAGAAAGGCATCTTAAAATACAGAGGCTATTCAATTGAAGAACTCGCCGCAAAATCGAGTTTCCTGGAAGTAATTTACCTGATCATTTACGGCGATCTGCCAACAGAAAAGCAATTAACCGACTTACAAGCCGAAATTAGCAAGCATACGCTTATTCATGAAGACATGAAGAAGTTTTTCGATGGCTATCCGTCGAAATCTCACCCAATGGGACAGCTGGGCTCTTTAATATTTTCTTTATCAACTTTTTATCCCGAGTGCTTAAAGCCCAATCAAACTGCCGAAGAACAAAACTTAACTATCATTAAGTTGTTGGCAAAATTCCCAACCATCGTTTCATTTGTTTACAAAAAATCGTTGGGGCACCCACTTATTTATCCAAAAAATAAATACGATTACGTTACCAACTTCCTTTGGATGACCTTTGGGCAACGTACTGAAGATTACGATGTAAACCCAATCGTTGTTAATGCAATGAATAAATTGTTGATCTTACATGCAGATCACGAGCAAAATTGTTCAGCATCTACGGTTCGTATTGTTGGTTCATCAGATTGCAACTTGTACGCTTCTATCGCTGCCGGTATTGCTGCACTTTGGGGTCCGCTGCACGGTGGTGCAAACCAGGCGGTTATTGATATGTTGGAACTAATTAAGGCCGACGGTGGAGATACAGAAAAATGGATCAACAAAGCGAAAGATAAAAACGACCCTTTCCGTATGATGGGATTCGGACATCGTGTTTATAAGAACTTCGATCCACGTGCAAAAATCATCAAAAAAGCTTGCGATGATATCTTAGAAAACCTTGGCATCGACGATCCGATTTTAGAAATCGCCAAGAAACTGGAAGCCGCTGCGTTAACCGATCAGTATTTCATCGACAGAAAACTATATCCAAACGTAGATTTTTATTCAGGTATTATTTACAGAGCATTAGGCTTCCCTTCAGAAATGTTTACCGTGCTGTTTGCACTCGGCCGTTTACCCGGATGGATTGCGCAGTGGAAAGAAATGCACGAAAATAACGATCCAATTGGCCGTCCACGCCAGATTTATGAAGGCGAAACGGATAGGGAATTCGTCGAACTTAAAGACAGAAAATAA
- a CDS encoding electron transfer flavoprotein subunit alpha/FixB family protein has product MSVLVYVEQAEGKFKKSVFEAVSYARAIADQQSTNLTAISIGDVAESELKELGKYGAAKVLNVNADQLKSFVNQAYASVIASAAEKEQADIVVLSNSFSGKGLAPRIAVKLKAGLIDGAVELPSTDGGFRVKKTAFSGKAFAITELTSANKVIALNPNAFGVKENATDATIENFAADIKQSDLATVIKDIVRATDKVSLPDAELVVSAGRGLKGPENWGMIEELAGLLGAATACSKPVSDADWRPHSEHVGQTGIAISPNLYIAIGISGAIQHLAGVSSSKVIVVINKDPEAPFFKVADYGIVGDAFEVVPKLIEALKAHKG; this is encoded by the coding sequence ATGTCAGTATTAGTATATGTAGAACAAGCTGAAGGTAAATTTAAGAAATCGGTTTTCGAGGCGGTTTCGTATGCCAGGGCAATTGCCGATCAGCAATCAACTAATTTAACCGCGATTTCTATCGGCGATGTAGCTGAAAGTGAATTGAAAGAACTGGGTAAATACGGTGCAGCGAAGGTTTTAAATGTGAATGCCGATCAGTTAAAATCTTTTGTAAACCAAGCCTACGCCAGTGTAATTGCTTCAGCGGCTGAGAAAGAGCAGGCTGATATTGTTGTGCTATCTAATTCATTCTCTGGAAAAGGTTTAGCACCTCGCATTGCCGTAAAACTTAAAGCCGGCTTAATTGATGGTGCGGTAGAATTGCCAAGCACCGACGGTGGTTTCAGGGTTAAGAAAACAGCTTTTTCAGGAAAGGCTTTTGCCATTACCGAACTAACTTCGGCCAATAAGGTGATTGCCTTAAACCCAAATGCGTTTGGAGTAAAGGAAAATGCCACTGATGCAACGATAGAAAATTTTGCAGCAGATATTAAACAATCAGACCTGGCAACGGTTATTAAGGATATTGTACGGGCAACGGATAAAGTATCGTTACCCGATGCAGAACTGGTAGTTTCTGCAGGCAGAGGCTTAAAAGGCCCCGAAAACTGGGGAATGATTGAAGAACTAGCTGGTTTGCTGGGCGCCGCAACGGCATGTTCGAAACCGGTTTCGGATGCCGATTGGAGACCGCACTCAGAGCACGTTGGCCAAACGGGTATTGCTATTAGCCCTAACCTTTACATTGCAATTGGCATTTCGGGCGCTATTCAGCATTTAGCCGGCGTAAGTTCATCGAAGGTTATTGTGGTAATTAACAAAGATCCGGAGGCGCCTTTTTTTAAGGTTGCAGATTATGGTATTGTTGGCGATGCTTTTGAAGTTGTTCCGAAACTAATTGAAGCATTAAAAGCGCACAAAGGATAA
- a CDS encoding DUF3667 domain-containing protein yields MSAGKYRKEHNCLNCGSHVETHYCSSCGQPNLELKESFWAFISHSIAHYFHFDNKFFQTLTPLLTKPGQVTLDYLAGKRARYINPVSMYIFVSIVYFLVAYSPKHITKSEHNVAKTNTEQKATLDSVDKVLNAVGINRKTNPIVSITKQGIQEEMDRETFRGLSFQKQALILNDLKKLSKTNKSDSLRKIINKFSIVHNNRQDSTYEAYLSRQKNLPLLEKDNWFERIVKKRSINLGQKSEVIQETLEHNRPKQYFLLMPLLALFIMWNFRKNHIYYLDHLIFTIHGMTAYFVVSIFTKPFIKYVFGADSVMSTIIQVGVYIWICWYMYNALKVFYNRKKVIGKMVMIFILYALALALTENIMLNLIYYVAT; encoded by the coding sequence ATGTCTGCCGGAAAATATAGAAAAGAACACAACTGCTTAAACTGTGGTTCGCATGTAGAAACGCATTATTGCAGCAGTTGCGGTCAGCCCAATCTCGAACTCAAAGAAAGCTTTTGGGCTTTTATCAGTCATAGCATTGCGCATTATTTTCATTTCGACAATAAATTTTTCCAAACGCTTACACCGCTGCTCACTAAACCGGGGCAGGTAACGCTCGATTATCTGGCGGGAAAACGTGCTCGTTACATCAATCCGGTAAGCATGTACATTTTTGTATCTATTGTTTACTTTTTAGTGGCCTATTCCCCGAAGCATATAACGAAAAGTGAACATAACGTTGCCAAAACTAACACCGAACAAAAAGCTACTTTAGATAGTGTTGACAAAGTGCTAAATGCCGTGGGGATTAATCGTAAAACAAACCCGATTGTAAGCATTACAAAACAAGGTATTCAGGAAGAAATGGACAGAGAAACGTTTAGGGGATTGAGCTTTCAAAAACAAGCTTTGATCTTAAACGATTTAAAAAAACTCAGCAAAACAAATAAGTCAGATTCGTTACGCAAAATTATCAATAAATTTAGCATTGTCCATAATAATCGTCAGGATAGTACTTACGAAGCATATTTAAGCAGACAAAAGAATTTGCCTCTACTTGAAAAGGACAATTGGTTTGAAAGAATAGTAAAAAAACGTTCGATAAACCTAGGTCAAAAATCGGAAGTGATCCAGGAAACACTCGAGCATAACCGACCAAAGCAATATTTTCTGTTGATGCCGCTTTTGGCGCTCTTTATTATGTGGAATTTTAGGAAAAACCACATTTATTACCTCGACCACCTTATTTTTACTATACACGGAATGACGGCCTATTTTGTGGTGTCAATTTTTACCAAGCCGTTTATTAAATACGTTTTTGGTGCAGATTCGGTGATGTCGACCATTATTCAAGTGGGTGTGTACATCTGGATTTGCTGGTATATGTATAATGCGCTGAAGGTTTTTTACAACCGCAAAAAAGTAATCGGTAAAATGGTGATGATTTTTATCTTGTACGCTTTGGCGCTGGCCTTAACTGAGAATATCATGTTAAACCTGATTTATTACGTAGCGACGTAA
- a CDS encoding nucleoside permease translates to MQFFVWAAWLITIANYWFGTKQWDGANFGIIFSTMGIASLFMPTITGIIADKYVNAEKLYAVLHLLYAATMFYLPQVDDPHAFFWVILVAMCFYMPTIALSNSISYTTLKNSDLDVVKSFPPIRVWGTVGFIVAMWITNLTGNKASANQFYIAGISALFLGLYSFTLPACKPLNLIGEKKTFVQKLGLESFKLFADYKMALFFVFSMFLGAALQLTNAYGDVFLDEFKLFPVFADSFVIRYSTIILSISQISETLFILAIPFFLKRFGIKWVIAIAMFAWVLRFALFAFGDPSTNLWMIIISCIVYGMAFDFFNISGSLFVETSTAPKIRSSAQGLFMMMTNGFGAILGSLISGWAINEYFTTYYTNIGPLAKHVNSDVNNGHLLTFLKNKGISVLQNGDLSRALDVKDWHNIWLSFTIYVLVIAIVFVIIFKHKHTKAEEKAIDAIIH, encoded by the coding sequence ATGCAATTTTTTGTGTGGGCTGCCTGGTTAATTACGATTGCAAACTATTGGTTTGGCACCAAACAGTGGGACGGTGCAAACTTCGGAATCATCTTTTCTACAATGGGCATCGCATCTCTGTTTATGCCGACCATCACCGGAATTATCGCTGATAAATATGTCAATGCCGAAAAGCTTTACGCCGTTTTACATCTGCTTTACGCGGCAACCATGTTTTATCTGCCACAGGTAGATGATCCTCACGCGTTTTTTTGGGTAATATTGGTGGCCATGTGTTTTTACATGCCAACCATTGCATTGAGTAATTCAATTAGCTACACCACGTTAAAAAACAGCGATTTAGATGTGGTAAAGAGCTTCCCTCCGATACGGGTTTGGGGAACGGTAGGTTTTATTGTAGCCATGTGGATTACCAATTTAACGGGCAACAAGGCCAGTGCGAACCAGTTTTATATAGCAGGCATAAGTGCCTTGTTTTTAGGTTTATATTCGTTTACGCTTCCGGCTTGTAAGCCGTTGAACCTGATTGGCGAGAAGAAAACATTTGTACAAAAGCTGGGCTTAGAGTCGTTTAAGCTTTTCGCCGATTATAAAATGGCTTTGTTTTTTGTTTTCTCGATGTTTTTAGGTGCCGCGTTACAGCTTACCAACGCTTACGGCGACGTTTTTTTGGATGAGTTTAAACTATTTCCGGTTTTTGCAGATTCGTTTGTGATCCGCTATTCAACCATCATATTGTCGATATCGCAAATCTCCGAAACACTTTTCATTTTGGCTATCCCCTTCTTTTTAAAGCGTTTTGGGATTAAGTGGGTAATTGCCATTGCCATGTTTGCCTGGGTGCTTCGTTTTGCACTGTTCGCATTCGGCGATCCATCTACAAACTTATGGATGATCATTATCTCGTGCATTGTGTACGGCATGGCTTTCGATTTCTTCAATATTTCTGGCTCGTTATTCGTTGAAACCTCAACTGCGCCGAAAATCCGTTCGTCGGCACAGGGTTTGTTTATGATGATGACCAACGGTTTTGGCGCTATACTTGGCAGTTTGATATCAGGCTGGGCCATTAACGAATATTTTACTACTTACTATACCAATATCGGTCCTTTGGCAAAGCATGTTAACAGCGATGTGAACAATGGGCATTTGCTAACTTTTTTGAAGAACAAAGGAATTAGCGTATTGCAGAATGGCGATCTAAGCCGGGCGCTGGATGTAAAAGACTGGCATAATATCTGGCTGTCGTTCACGATTTATGTGCTCGTTATCGCCATCGTTTTCGTAATTATATTTAAGCACAAACATACCAAGGCCGAAGAAAAGGCCATCGACGCGATCATCCATTAA
- a CDS encoding DUF3347 domain-containing protein — MKRIFGIAILAALMACNQTAQKSTDGADTTQANAESTADVKIKDSKKSEILAQYIALKDELVKSDAAAVQKSAATLKTSLANYEGCEPTAEVAGKIALDTNLAAQRKHFTILSADVIALLKNAEIQNGKIYVQHCPMANNGDGGDWLSVDKKIRNPYYGDEMLECGSVVEEIAKK; from the coding sequence ATGAAAAGAATTTTCGGAATTGCCATATTAGCTGCCTTAATGGCCTGCAACCAAACTGCACAGAAATCAACCGATGGCGCAGATACTACACAGGCAAACGCAGAAAGCACCGCCGATGTAAAGATTAAGGATAGTAAAAAATCAGAAATTTTAGCCCAGTACATTGCCCTTAAAGATGAACTCGTAAAGTCTGATGCCGCTGCTGTGCAAAAATCAGCCGCTACACTTAAAACCAGCCTGGCCAATTACGAAGGTTGCGAGCCCACCGCAGAAGTTGCCGGTAAAATTGCATTAGATACCAATCTGGCCGCACAACGAAAACATTTTACCATACTCAGCGCAGATGTGATAGCCCTACTCAAAAACGCAGAGATCCAAAATGGCAAAATCTATGTTCAGCATTGCCCTATGGCCAATAACGGCGATGGAGGCGATTGGTTATCAGTGGATAAAAAAATCCGCAATCCTTATTATGGCGATGAAATGCTCGAGTGTGGAAGCGTGGTAGAGGAGATCGCAAAAAAATAA
- the chrA gene encoding chromate efflux transporter yields MQNKPIGAKRQWLFIRNVVFFTFTSFGGAQAHLALLLKYFVQSTRFISEEELLELNALAQVLPGPASTQTLVGIAWKVGRLKLAIITFLIWIFPTATIMTFAAISYALLDQKQKFNDVLEYIQPIALGIVAYGAWKLGKKVLSSQVSIFLAVGSVVATFVLRNAYVFPLAILVGGIISSAIETPKEETDLRVRLFSNINPRKMIYFLGVLLLFALVGAIINRTSPFSLPIRLLENFYRNGILVFGGGQVLVPLMFTEFVEMKHYLHAPGFLSGFALQQALPGPTFSFTSYLGALSMKNFGYGMWGQVLGGLIGVIGINLPGLILVLFIVPFWDDLKKISRIRHSLKGINAVSVGFIIAAFILLLIPMGFNWIFLGIMLATFLLLTFTKISPPVIVLAGIVIGFLF; encoded by the coding sequence ATGCAGAATAAACCGATTGGGGCCAAAAGGCAGTGGCTATTTATTAGAAACGTTGTGTTTTTTACTTTTACATCTTTCGGGGGCGCACAAGCCCACCTGGCCTTGCTGTTGAAATATTTCGTTCAAAGCACCAGGTTTATTTCTGAAGAGGAATTGCTGGAACTAAATGCATTAGCGCAGGTGCTGCCCGGCCCTGCATCTACACAAACGTTAGTTGGTATTGCCTGGAAAGTAGGTAGACTAAAATTGGCCATCATCACATTTCTGATCTGGATTTTTCCTACAGCGACGATAATGACTTTTGCTGCAATAAGTTATGCGTTGCTTGATCAAAAGCAAAAGTTTAATGATGTGTTGGAATACATACAGCCAATAGCGCTGGGTATTGTTGCTTACGGTGCATGGAAGTTGGGCAAAAAGGTGTTATCATCGCAAGTATCTATTTTTTTGGCAGTTGGTTCTGTTGTTGCCACATTTGTACTCAGAAATGCTTATGTTTTTCCACTCGCCATTTTAGTTGGTGGCATTATTTCATCGGCCATAGAAACACCAAAAGAAGAAACAGACCTTCGCGTAAGGTTGTTTTCGAACATTAACCCGCGAAAAATGATTTACTTTTTGGGTGTATTGTTATTGTTCGCTTTGGTGGGGGCCATTATTAACCGAACGTCGCCATTTAGTTTACCCATTCGTTTACTAGAAAACTTTTACCGTAACGGAATTTTGGTTTTCGGTGGCGGGCAAGTGCTCGTTCCATTGATGTTTACCGAGTTTGTAGAAATGAAACATTACCTGCATGCACCGGGCTTTTTATCAGGGTTTGCACTGCAACAGGCGTTGCCAGGGCCAACCTTTTCATTTACGAGTTATCTTGGTGCACTGAGTATGAAAAACTTCGGCTACGGAATGTGGGGCCAAGTATTGGGTGGCTTAATCGGTGTTATCGGCATCAATTTGCCCGGATTGATACTGGTCCTTTTTATCGTCCCGTTTTGGGACGACTTAAAGAAAATCAGCAGGATTCGCCACAGTTTAAAGGGGATTAACGCGGTTAGTGTTGGCTTTATCATTGCTGCGTTTATTCTTCTGCTCATTCCCATGGGCTTTAACTGGATTTTCCTTGGGATTATGCTTGCCACTTTTTTATTACTCACCTTTACCAAAATCAGTCCGCCAGTAATCGTTTTGGCTGGAATAGTGATCGGGTTTTTGTTTTAA
- a CDS encoding tetratricopeptide repeat protein, whose protein sequence is MSSTRLTKLLEFLESDPNDPFILYALATEYNTLNDKEKAYSFYLQLTEKHPDYVGTYYHLGKLLEKDGEKDKAIEIYQKGMVAARNKRDMHAFSELQGAYNSAAGLDYEDD, encoded by the coding sequence ATGTCATCTACCCGTTTAACCAAGTTATTGGAGTTTTTAGAAAGCGACCCCAACGATCCCTTTATACTATATGCCTTAGCCACAGAGTATAACACGCTAAACGATAAGGAAAAAGCCTATTCTTTTTACCTTCAATTAACCGAGAAGCATCCCGATTATGTGGGAACTTACTATCACCTGGGAAAACTTTTGGAAAAGGATGGCGAGAAAGACAAAGCGATTGAAATTTATCAAAAAGGAATGGTTGCAGCCAGAAACAAAAGAGATATGCATGCATTTTCGGAATTGCAGGGCGCTTATAATTCTGCTGCAGGTTTAGATTATGAGGATGATTGA
- a CDS encoding outer membrane beta-barrel protein: MKTITKIIATSAAVVALFFTTNANAQSRNFGIGLNVGVPTSDAYNVAIGGDLRYQFNVDKQLSIPVTAGYTHLNGKEIGDSGVNYPSFGYIPVKVGAKYFFNDSGAGAYGLAELGAGFGTNEGSGTSFVYSPAIGYAWSNGLDLGIKYEGLAQDGTSTGYVGLRLAYGFKL, encoded by the coding sequence ATGAAAACAATTACTAAAATTATTGCTACCTCAGCAGCTGTTGTAGCTTTATTCTTTACTACTAATGCAAATGCACAATCTAGAAACTTTGGAATAGGACTTAATGTTGGTGTGCCAACAAGCGATGCTTATAATGTTGCTATCGGTGGCGATTTACGTTATCAGTTCAATGTAGATAAGCAATTATCAATTCCGGTAACAGCTGGTTATACTCATCTTAACGGAAAAGAAATCGGGGATAGCGGTGTAAATTATCCTAGCTTCGGGTACATTCCGGTAAAAGTAGGTGCTAAATATTTCTTTAACGATTCAGGCGCAGGTGCTTATGGCCTGGCAGAATTGGGTGCTGGTTTCGGTACAAACGAAGGTAGCGGAACTTCATTCGTATATTCACCAGCAATCGGTTATGCCTGGAGCAACGGATTGGATTTAGGTATTAAATACGAAGGTTTAGCTCAAGATGGCACAAGTACAGGTTATGTGGGATTACGTTTAGCTTACGGCTTCAAATTATAA
- a CDS encoding electron transfer flavoprotein subunit beta/FixA family protein codes for MKILVCISNVPDTTTKITFTNDNTEFNTAGVQYIVNPYDEIALSRAIELTEGGKGTITVINVGEAANDPTIRKALAIGADDAVRVNAAPRDAYFVAKQIAEYAKDKDFDMILMGRESIDYNGNQVAAMVGEFLDIPSISIIKKLEIDGGTATLEREIEGGKEVVSVSGKFVASCAEGVAEPKIPNMRGIMSARTKPLNVVEAVAIEEVTKVVKFETPPPRGTVKLIPADQPESLIDLLHSEAKVI; via the coding sequence ATGAAAATATTAGTTTGTATCAGTAACGTGCCCGACACGACGACAAAAATAACTTTTACCAACGATAATACCGAATTCAATACGGCCGGTGTTCAATATATTGTTAACCCGTACGACGAGATCGCTTTATCGCGGGCAATTGAACTTACCGAAGGAGGTAAAGGTACCATCACGGTGATTAACGTTGGTGAAGCGGCGAACGACCCGACCATTAGAAAGGCCCTGGCTATTGGCGCCGATGATGCCGTTCGTGTTAATGCTGCGCCCCGCGATGCCTATTTTGTTGCGAAGCAAATTGCAGAATATGCAAAGGACAAAGATTTTGATATGATTTTGATGGGACGCGAATCGATCGATTACAACGGAAATCAGGTTGCAGCAATGGTTGGTGAGTTTTTAGATATCCCTTCTATCTCTATCATTAAAAAACTTGAGATCGACGGCGGTACGGCCACCTTAGAAAGAGAAATTGAAGGTGGAAAGGAAGTGGTTTCTGTTTCGGGTAAATTTGTGGCAAGCTGCGCCGAAGGCGTTGCTGAACCAAAAATACCAAACATGCGTGGTATTATGAGTGCAAGAACCAAACCTTTGAATGTTGTTGAAGCCGTTGCTATTGAAGAAGTAACTAAAGTGGTCAAATTTGAAACTCCTCCCCCACGTGGCACCGTAAAATTGATCCCTGCCGATCAGCCCGAATCGTTAATTGACCTTTTACACAGCGAGGCGAAGGTAATTTAG
- the miaA gene encoding tRNA (adenosine(37)-N6)-dimethylallyltransferase MiaA — protein MSDYNLIIILGATASGKTKLAVELAADINAEIISADSRQIFKRMDVGTGKDLQEYSIRQKQIPHHLIDILEPGERYNVDAFKNDFYQAFQSITQSNKMPILCGGTGMYIHSLLQQQDFTAVPVNEALRMALDTLAKEELIAELHKYPDETTQHVDRSSKKRLIRAIEIADYLKFNKLQIQNRPQLRPIVFGLKSEVEETRAKIINRLHHRLNNGMIEEVEQLLKDGVDKETLIFYGLEYKFIVNYLDGILSYDELKLRLGIAICQYAKRQNTFFRKMEKDGVPIIWLHAGQNINQLKQYILNKVLE, from the coding sequence ATGAGCGATTACAACCTAATCATCATTTTAGGTGCCACTGCATCAGGCAAAACCAAACTCGCCGTTGAGCTGGCGGCCGATATAAATGCAGAAATCATCAGTGCAGATAGTCGCCAAATCTTCAAACGCATGGACGTTGGAACGGGCAAAGATCTTCAGGAATATAGCATCCGGCAAAAACAAATTCCCCATCACCTTATCGATATTTTAGAACCGGGCGAGCGCTACAACGTCGATGCATTTAAAAACGATTTCTACCAGGCATTCCAATCCATTACGCAAAGCAATAAAATGCCAATTCTGTGTGGTGGAACCGGAATGTACATCCACAGTTTACTGCAACAGCAAGATTTTACCGCAGTTCCGGTAAATGAGGCATTAAGAATGGCTTTAGATACATTAGCCAAAGAAGAACTGATCGCCGAACTTCACAAATATCCTGATGAAACCACCCAACACGTCGACCGATCCTCGAAGAAAAGGTTAATCAGAGCCATTGAAATTGCAGATTATTTGAAATTCAATAAACTCCAAATTCAAAACCGGCCGCAACTGAGGCCAATCGTATTCGGCTTGAAATCGGAGGTTGAAGAAACGCGGGCGAAAATAATAAACAGGCTGCATCATCGACTGAACAACGGCATGATTGAAGAGGTGGAGCAGTTATTGAAAGATGGCGTTGATAAAGAAACACTAATCTTTTATGGTTTGGAGTACAAGTTCATTGTAAACTATCTCGACGGAATTTTAAGTTACGATGAGCTGAAACTGCGGCTTGGCATAGCAATTTGTCAATACGCCAAGCGTCAAAACACATTTTTCAGGAAGATGGAAAAGGACGGTGTGCCTATTATTTGGCTTCATGCCGGCCAAAACATTAACCAGTTAAAACAGTACATTCTTAATAAAGTTTTAGAATAA
- a CDS encoding bifunctional nuclease family protein: MKKVKLDIVGLSYSQTQSGAYALVLGEVNGRRRLPIIIGAFEAQAIAIEIEKMTPSRPLTHDLFKSMADTFHINIQEIIIYNLVDGVFYAKLMCNDGKNIREIDARTSDAIALAVRFNAVIYTYEFILASAGIVIEGNDFLFLENMDSIAKEPDADTVPTSGKQQGFGDFTTEELQQKLQEAIADEAYEKAARLRDELNKRGQS; the protein is encoded by the coding sequence ATGAAAAAAGTTAAGTTAGATATTGTAGGTTTATCTTACAGCCAAACGCAATCTGGTGCTTATGCCCTTGTTTTGGGCGAAGTAAACGGGCGAAGAAGATTGCCCATCATTATTGGCGCCTTTGAAGCACAGGCTATTGCGATAGAAATTGAAAAAATGACCCCCAGTCGGCCGTTAACCCACGATTTATTTAAATCAATGGCCGACACTTTTCATATCAATATTCAGGAAATAATAATCTATAACCTAGTTGATGGCGTTTTCTATGCCAAATTAATGTGTAACGACGGTAAAAATATTCGTGAGATCGATGCCCGCACTTCAGATGCCATTGCTTTGGCAGTTCGGTTCAATGCGGTAATTTATACTTACGAGTTTATCCTCGCCTCGGCGGGAATCGTAATTGAAGGAAACGATTTTCTGTTTCTGGAGAATATGGATTCAATCGCTAAAGAACCCGATGCCGATACTGTGCCCACCTCAGGCAAACAGCAAGGTTTTGGCGATTTCACCACTGAAGAGTTGCAGCAGAAGCTTCAGGAAGCGATCGCTGATGAGGCTTACGAAAAGGCGGCCAGATTACGTGATGAATTGAACAAAAGGGGGCAATCTTAA